The sequence GCCTTGGTGTCGGCCGGGTGCAGCACCGCCTCGATCGAGGCGCGGCCCGGGTTGGTGATCGGGTGCTTGGGCAGACCGACCATCGTGTAGGTGTTGTAGTCGTTCACCGCCTGGATCTCGGACTGCAGGATGCGGCGTCCGAGCGGCTTGCCCTTGGTGATGGGATAGATGATCGTCGGGTCGGCTTGCAGCATCATGCCCTGCTTCAGCCGGTTGGAATAGAGCCCGGCCACCATTTCGCGCTCGCTCGGCTTGCCGGTTTCCTTTTCAACGATCGATGCGAGTGTCAGCGCCTGCTCGGGCGTCTTCACCACAAGGTTCGGCGCGCGCTTGGGCCATAGCTCTGCGACCGTGCGGCTCATGGCCGCCTGCATTCGGCGCAGAACCGCCTGGCGGCTTTCGCCGCGCTCGAAGGCATAGCTATCTGGCAGCACCGACGCCTCGGCGGGTATCGGTACCACGCCGGTCAGCTGGTCCTGCGCCTTCAGCCGCTCGTAGACCATGATCGAAGGCATGCCTTCGGGCACGGTCACAAAGCGGCGGATCACGTCGTCGCTGGTGATGATCGAGAGCACTTGCGAGGGGCTGGCATGCGCAGGAATCGCGAACTCGCCCGCCTTGATGTCCCGCCCGCCGCCGAAGATGCGCGCGCGCAGCTTGAAGCCGGTTGCGGAGGAGATCACGCCCTTGGCCTCCAGCCGCTCGGCCACGGTACCCAGCGACGCGCCGTTGGGGACGATGAAGGTGCCGTCCTTCGCTTGCGGGCCCGAGCCGTACCAGCCGCCGAGGAACACGCCGATGGCGATCAGCCCCGCGATGACGAGCACCGCGATCAGCCCGCAACCCTTGCGCGAGAGCACTTAGCTGTCCTCCCCGGCACGGGGAGGGGGACCGCCAGCATAGCTGGTGGTGGAGGGGACTCGCGTCCTCCCGCAAGCTCGCGTGGTGGCGAGAGTCTCC comes from Novosphingobium sp. 9U and encodes:
- the mltG gene encoding endolytic transglycosylase MltG, with protein sequence MLSRKGCGLIAVLVIAGLIAIGVFLGGWYGSGPQAKDGTFIVPNGASLGTVAERLEAKGVISSATGFKLRARIFGGGRDIKAGEFAIPAHASPSQVLSIITSDDVIRRFVTVPEGMPSIMVYERLKAQDQLTGVVPIPAEASVLPDSYAFERGESRQAVLRRMQAAMSRTVAELWPKRAPNLVVKTPEQALTLASIVEKETGKPSEREMVAGLYSNRLKQGMMLQADPTIIYPITKGKPLGRRILQSEIQAVNDYNTYTMVGLPKHPITNPGRASIEAVLHPADTKALYMVADGTGGHAFAATLDEHNRNVAKWFAIRRARGEL